In Haloarcula limicola, the genomic stretch ACGACCCGCGCAAGGCCGTCAACGCGACGCTCGAAGACGCCCCCCAGCGCCAACTCGATAAGATCCAGTGGGCCGTGATGAAGGTGATGCCCCGTGCGAAGTACATGAACGACCCCTTCGGCGGCCACCACGCGCTGAACTTCGAGATCTACGGCCACTTCACCTCGCCCATCCGTCGGCTCTCGGACCTCATCAACCACTGGATCGTCTACACCAACGACGTGCCCGAGGACCTCGTGGCGCTCTGTGACCGAGCCAGCGACCGCCAGAAGGACGCAGAACAGTGCGAACGCGAGTACAAGCAGTTCTTAGAGGAGATCGGGCTCGACCCGTCGGCAGTGAACAACCGCGGCATCGAGATCGTCGACGAGGACGAGGAAGAAGCAGCGGAGGAGTAGCGAATCAGGACGGGGCCTCGCCCTCGGGGAGGTACTGCTGACTCCACTGCCACAGTTCCTCGATGAGCGGCCCGAGGTCGGTTCCGGCGTCGGTCAGCGCGTACTCGACGCGGACGGGTTTCGCGTCGATGACGTCGCGGCTGACCACGCCGGCGGCCTCCAGGTCGTCGAGCGACTCCGAGAGCACCTTATCAGAGATGCCCTCGACGGACGCTTTGAGGTCGTTGAAGCCGATGGGACCCTCTCGCTGGAGGGTGTGGATCAGGATCGGGTGCCACTTCTTGCCCAAGATGGCGGTCGCCCGGCGGAGTTGCTGGCGCTCGCCGGCGCGTCTTCCCACCCCCTCCCCATCGGAGTCCATGCTTTCGCGTTCAGGTGGGCCGAACATATAGGTACTGGCGGCGAGCGAGCGAGTGGACAAGAGCTATTGCGCCGTCGGTCGGCATCGGGCGTATGTGCCCTCCACCAGCGATCGCCATCGAGAACTTGACCAAGCGCTATGGCGACGCCGTCGCCGTTACGGACCTCGACCTCACCGTCGACTCGGGCGAGGTGTTCGGCTTCCTCGGTCCGAACGGGGCCGGGAAGACCTCGACCATCCGCATCCTGACGACGCTGACCGAACCCACCTCGGGTTCCGCCCGCGTCGCCGGCCACTCGGTGACCGACCGCGCGAGCGTCGTCGAACACATCGGCGTCCTGCCCGAGGAGCCGCCGCTGTACGAGGAGCTCACGGGCCGCGAGCAACTGGAGTACATCGCCGGGCTACGCGGCTACGAGGACTGGGACCGCGTCGAATCCCTCCTCGAACGGTTCGACCTCGCCGACGACGCCGACCGCCGCGTCGGGACGTACTCGAAGGGGATGAAGCAGAAGGTCGGGCTCGTCCAGGCGCTGTTGCACGAACCCGAGGTGCTCTTCCTGGACGAACCCACCAGCGGTCTCGACCCGCGGGCGGCCCGAACGGTGCGTGACACCATCAGCGAGGTCGCCGCGGCCGACACCACCGTCTTCCTCTCGACGCACATCCTCCCGGTCGTCGAGGAACTGGCCGACACCGTCGGGGTGCTCTACGACGGCGACCTCGTGGCCGAAGGGACACCGGCCGACCTGACCGCCGACGTCGAGGCCGGGAGCACGCTCGAAGACGTGTTCCTCGACGTGACGAGCGAACGCGGGCAGCCGGCGGAGCGATGATGCGGCCGAGCGCCCGCCGCGTCCGCCTCGTCGCCCGGACCGAACTGCGAAGGACGTGGCGCAACCTCCGCGACAGCACCCGCGGCGTCGTCATGTTGCTCGGTGGCGGACTCATGATTCCGCTGTACAGCCTGGGGATGGGCGCGCTCGCGTACTTCGGCGGGAGCGCGCTCGCGGAGACCGATATCCGACAACTACGCTCGGCCGCGCTGAGCGTGCTGGCGATGCTGCTGGCGCTCGTCGTCTTCGTGGAACTCCAGCGCTCGGCGAAGCAGGTCGGCGAGCCCGACGGGCTCGACGGCCTACTGACCACGATTCCCTACGTCGACGTGCTCGCCGGTGTCCTCACCGCCGAGTTCGTCCGGATACTGGGCGCGCTCGGGCTGCCGCTGCTCGCGTTCGCCGTCGGGCTGACGGTCGGGGCCGGCCACCCGCTCGTCTTCCCGGCGGTCCTGCTGACGACGTTGCTCGTCACCGCGCTGGGCGCGCTCCTCGGTTACGCCGGCGGGCTGACGGTGAAACTCGCCGCCGCTCGCTCGGCGTTCGTCGCCCGGCACCGCGCCAGCGTCGGCTCTCTCGCGTCGATGGGTCTCGTCGTCGGCTGGATCGGTCTCTCGACGGTGTCGTCAGTCCAGCGGTCGGTGCTCCGCGCGGTCACTCGCTCGCCGCTCGCCTGGCTCGGCGACATCGTCCTCGTCGCGTTGCCGGACGTCCCGGCCTCCCCGCTCGCGGCGGCCGGCGGTTGGGCGCTCCTCCTCGGTAGCGTCGTCGCCGCCGCCGTCGGAACCCGGTGGCTCGCCCGAGCGGTGTGGTACGTCGACCCCGTCCAACCCGACCAC encodes the following:
- a CDS encoding winged helix-turn-helix transcriptional regulator, which gives rise to MDSDGEGVGRRAGERQQLRRATAILGKKWHPILIHTLQREGPIGFNDLKASVEGISDKVLSESLDDLEAAGVVSRDVIDAKPVRVEYALTDAGTDLGPLIEELWQWSQQYLPEGEAPS
- a CDS encoding ABC transporter ATP-binding protein, producing the protein MCPPPAIAIENLTKRYGDAVAVTDLDLTVDSGEVFGFLGPNGAGKTSTIRILTTLTEPTSGSARVAGHSVTDRASVVEHIGVLPEEPPLYEELTGREQLEYIAGLRGYEDWDRVESLLERFDLADDADRRVGTYSKGMKQKVGLVQALLHEPEVLFLDEPTSGLDPRAARTVRDTISEVAAADTTVFLSTHILPVVEELADTVGVLYDGDLVAEGTPADLTADVEAGSTLEDVFLDVTSERGQPAER